A single region of the Halorubrum depositum genome encodes:
- a CDS encoding phosphoribosylaminoimidazolesuccinocarboxamide synthase, with the protein MTSVKEFRVDEPATADALGRGRFIFTDAYSVFDWGQMPDAIPRKGASLCAMGAFNFELLEDEGVPTHYRGVVDPGEAGAEAGSEPGASDGNEPEAVPLADATAPPTEMAIDLTQVPDLPYEGPEAGYDYDAFHAAGRDNYLVPLEVVFRNRVPVGSSLRRRADPADFGLDADSGPKADSGVTADEWPDEPVDLPEPIVEFSTKYEEQDRYLTREEADRIAGAADVDALESLAREVNRVVTERAEAAGFAHEDGKIECLYADGELRVADVVGTFDENRFSYGGRGISKEVVRQWYRANDPEWVEAVKEAKAAVAGRDIDDWRELCERDPDPLPAAVVEAVSEMYAAGTNAYTGRQWFDVPDIEAALDAVDDL; encoded by the coding sequence ATGACGAGCGTCAAGGAGTTCCGCGTCGACGAGCCCGCGACCGCCGACGCGCTCGGCCGCGGTCGGTTCATCTTCACGGACGCGTACTCGGTGTTCGACTGGGGGCAGATGCCCGACGCGATCCCGCGGAAGGGCGCGAGCCTCTGCGCGATGGGCGCGTTCAACTTCGAGCTGCTGGAAGACGAGGGCGTCCCGACTCACTATCGCGGGGTCGTCGACCCGGGTGAGGCGGGCGCCGAGGCCGGAAGCGAGCCGGGAGCGAGCGACGGGAACGAGCCCGAAGCCGTCCCCCTCGCCGACGCGACCGCCCCGCCGACGGAGATGGCCATCGACCTGACGCAGGTCCCAGACCTGCCGTACGAGGGGCCCGAGGCCGGCTACGACTACGACGCCTTCCACGCCGCGGGCCGGGACAACTACCTCGTCCCGCTGGAGGTCGTCTTCCGGAACCGCGTCCCGGTCGGCTCCAGCCTGCGCCGGCGCGCCGACCCCGCCGACTTCGGTCTCGACGCGGACTCCGGCCCCAAGGCAGACTCCGGTGTCACCGCCGACGAGTGGCCCGACGAGCCCGTCGACCTCCCGGAGCCGATCGTGGAGTTCTCCACGAAGTACGAGGAGCAGGACCGGTACCTGACCCGCGAGGAGGCCGACCGGATCGCGGGCGCCGCCGACGTCGACGCCCTGGAGTCGCTCGCGCGAGAAGTGAACCGGGTCGTCACCGAGCGCGCCGAGGCCGCCGGCTTCGCCCACGAGGACGGGAAGATCGAGTGCCTGTACGCCGACGGCGAACTGCGCGTCGCCGACGTGGTCGGCACGTTCGACGAGAACCGCTTCTCCTACGGCGGGCGCGGGATCTCGAAGGAGGTCGTCCGCCAGTGGTACCGGGCGAACGACCCCGAGTGGGTCGAGGCGGTAAAAGAGGCGAAGGCGGCGGTCGCGGGCCGCGACATCGACGACTGGCGCGAGCTCTGCGAGCGCGACCCCGACCCGCTCCCCGCGGCGGTCGTCGAGGCGGTCTCGGAGATGTACGCGGCCGGGACGAACGCCTACACCGGCCGGCAGTGGTTCGACGTCCCCGACATCGAGGCGGCGCTCGACGCGGTCGACGATCTATAA